Below is a window of Alkalidesulfovibrio alkalitolerans DSM 16529 DNA.
CTTCCAAGCGCGACGAGTCGTTGGAGGCCACGCGCTTTCTTTCCGATCAGATCGAGAGTTTCAAGAAGCGCATTGACGCCGTGGAGAACGAGATCAACGCGTACAAGAGCGAACACGGACTGCGCCTTGCCGTTAACGAGGGAATCATCCGTTTTGAGATCGCCGAGGCGGAGAAGAAGCTCGAGGCTCTCAGGCTGCGGCGTCTGGAACTCGAAGCCCAAGAACGTCTTTTGGCGAGCGGTTACGGGGGACAGGGACGTCTGGTCGAGATGGAGCGTGCGCTTTCGAGCCTTCTGGCGACTTACACCGAGAATCATCCCCGCGTGACGCGGCTCAAAAGCGAGATGGACGCCTTGCGGGCCTCTCCCGACGGCGCTCCTCGAGATGTCAATGCCCAGGCTCGGGCCATGATCCGGGTGGAGCTCAATGCCAACAGCCAGCTCGAGGAACGGCAACTGGCCATTATCGAAGAGCAAAAGCAAATGCTGCGAGAGATCCCCGTCATCCGGACCGGGCTGAACGAACTCATTCGCAAGAAAGAAAACGAGACGGTGATCTACAATCAGCTCGTGGGTCGCTACGGCCAGTCCGAGGTCTCCAAGCAGATGGAGATGGAGAACAAGGCCGTGACGTTCCGTATCGTGGACCCGGCGATCCTGCCGGAGTTTCCGGTCAGCCCGAAGCGTTTGCAGATCATCCTCATGGGCATGGTCGCCGGGCTCGGCATCGCCTTTGTCTGTGTGTTTCTGCTCGACAAGGTGCGGCATTCGGTCAAGAGCCAGGCAGATTTGCGCTCCCTCAAACAACAGATTTTGGCGGTGGTCCCGGCCATGCGTAAGCCCGACGAGGAACGGAAGCAGAAGCGGGCCGACCGGCGTTTCCTGGCCGTGGCTACGGCGTATTTCTCGCTGATCGTGGTGGTTGCGGCTTCCGAGGCCATGGGCAAGCCGTACGTCGAGACATTGCTCGACAAGGTCAAGGGAACGATTTTCTAGGCCCTGTGCAAGCGCCAGGCATACGGAACCGCGAGAGGAACCATGAGCAGAATCGAAGAAGCGCTGGCCAAGGCCGCGAACCTGAATACGAACAGCGGACCGGGCCTTGAGCGGTCTGGCCGTCATGGGAGGAAGGTCGGCAGATCTCCCTTGGTCGAACCGCAAATCACCCCCGTGCAGCAGGTCCCGGAGCCGACGCTGGTGACCATCAACGCGCCCCTGTCCCCGATGGCGGAAGAATACCGTAAGCTCAAGGAAGCACTGGTCAAGATGACCAAGCGCGAGAGATTTGACAACTTGATCGCCGTGACCAGCGCCACCGTGGGCGAAGGCAAGAGCATGACCGCCATCAACCTGGCCGCCAGCCTGGCCCAGGAATACGACCACACCGTGCTGCTCGTGGACGCCGACCTCAGGCGACCCGTGGTACACAAATATCTCGGCTTCGAGCAGGGCAAGGGGCTGTCCGACTGCCTGATTGAAGGGCGCGATGTGAGCGAAGTGCTGGTCAAGACCAACATCGGAAAACTCGTCGTGCTGCCTGCGGGAACCTCGGTTCCCAATCCGGCGGAGCTGTTTTCATCCGAGGCCATGCGCAATCTCTTTATGGAGATGAAGGGGCGCTATTCGGACCGCTATATCATCGTGGACACCCCGCCGGTACTGCCGTTCGCGGAGTCGCGTTCCATGGCCGGCATTGCCGACGGGGTATTGTTGGTCGTCAAGGAAGGACAGCCTTCCGTCGAGCAGGTGCAAGAGGCCATAGACGCCCTTCAGAACAAGGTGCTCGGCATCGTCTACAATGGGGCCCACATGAGCAAGAGCAGCAACGGCTACTACTATTACGCAAAATAGGTGGTTGTTCCGTGTATACGACATTCTTCGGTCTGCAGGAGAAGCCGTTCGACCTGCTTCCCAATCCCGATTTTTTGTATATGAGCAGGGCGCACAAGCGCGCCCTGACGTATCTGATGCACGGCATTCGCGAAAAGGCGGGATTCATCCTTCTGACGGGCGAAGTAGGATCGGGAAAGACCACGATCATTCGCAACATCATCCGCAAGCACTTGCAGAATCGGGCTCTTTCCAAGGTCTTCAACACGAGGGTCGATTCACACCAGCTTCTGGCCATGATCAACGAAGATTTCGGGCTTTCGGCAGTCGGCAAGGACAAGACGACGCTGATTCGCGAACTGAACGACTTCCTTATCGGCCAGTACTCCCAGGGGCGTCAGGCCGTGTTGATCATCGACGAGGCGCAGAATCTTTCGCCCGATCTCCTGGAAGA
It encodes the following:
- a CDS encoding XrtA system polysaccharide chain length determinant; this encodes MNQSQMQEIERFVRLMLSRKRLFVSIALLVMTSAVVFSYSLPKQYEATSTVFIEQSVINDLVRGIAMTPSVSAKVRLLSVSILSRAMLMRVLNILDKDVHFKTDAQREAYVNNLRERIIINLRERQGVFYITFRDTDPKYARDVVNTLTQVYIEESTASKRDESLEATRFLSDQIESFKKRIDAVENEINAYKSEHGLRLAVNEGIIRFEIAEAEKKLEALRLRRLELEAQERLLASGYGGQGRLVEMERALSSLLATYTENHPRVTRLKSEMDALRASPDGAPRDVNAQARAMIRVELNANSQLEERQLAIIEEQKQMLREIPVIRTGLNELIRKKENETVIYNQLVGRYGQSEVSKQMEMENKAVTFRIVDPAILPEFPVSPKRLQIILMGMVAGLGIAFVCVFLLDKVRHSVKSQADLRSLKQQILAVVPAMRKPDEERKQKRADRRFLAVATAYFSLIVVVAASEAMGKPYVETLLDKVKGTIF
- a CDS encoding XrtA-associated tyrosine autokinase gives rise to the protein MSRIEEALAKAANLNTNSGPGLERSGRHGRKVGRSPLVEPQITPVQQVPEPTLVTINAPLSPMAEEYRKLKEALVKMTKRERFDNLIAVTSATVGEGKSMTAINLAASLAQEYDHTVLLVDADLRRPVVHKYLGFEQGKGLSDCLIEGRDVSEVLVKTNIGKLVVLPAGTSVPNPAELFSSEAMRNLFMEMKGRYSDRYIIVDTPPVLPFAESRSMAGIADGVLLVVKEGQPSVEQVQEAIDALQNKVLGIVYNGAHMSKSSNGYYYYAK